In Colias croceus chromosome 12, ilColCroc2.1, one genomic interval encodes:
- the LOC123696501 gene encoding glutathione S-transferase theta-1-like: MALKLYYDLMSQPSRALYILLKTAKYNFEPKPVNLRGGEHFTEEYASINKFKKVPVIDYNGFILTESIGIIRFLSRENIIPKSLYPIESKAQARVDEYLEWQHVGLRLHCAMYFRVKYLTPITTGEPADPKQLAGYERRMFNAIQEFDTLWLGKHEFVTGNNITVADLLAAVELEQPRMAGFDPAEKFPNIAAWWPKVKQHFNPYYDEAHVILNKIVKKNLTAKL, encoded by the exons ATGGCCCTAAAATTATACTATGACCTCATGTCACAACCTTCTAGGgctctatatattttattaaaaacagcTAAGTATAATTTTGAACCAAAACCAGTGAATCTACGAGGAG GGGAGCATTTTACGGAAGAATATGCGtcaataaataagtttaaaaaagttcccGTTATAGACTATAATGGTTTTATATTAACAgaaag TATAGGAATCATAAGATTTCTGTCGCGTGAAAACATTATACCAAAGAGCTTATATCCAATTGAATCTAAGGCACAAGCAAGAGTAGATGAATATCTAGAATGGCAACATGTCGGACTCAGGTTACATTGCGCTATGTACTTCCGAGTAaag TACTTAACACCAATAACAACGGGAGAACCAGCAGATCCCAAGCAATTAGCAGGCTATGAAAGGAGAATGTTCAACGCAATACAAGAGTTTGATACTCTGTGGTTGGGGAAACATGAGTTTGTTACTGGCAACAATATTACTGTGGCTGATTTGTTAGCAGCAGTTGAATTGGAACAACCAA gaaTGGCTGGTTTTGATCCCGCTGAGAAGTTTCCTAACATAGCAGCTTGGTGGCCGAAAGTAAAACAACATTTCAACCCTTATTATGATGAAGCCCATGTTATATTGaacaaaattgttaaaaagaaTTTAACTGCTAAATTGTAG
- the LOC123696311 gene encoding ubiquitin carboxyl-terminal hydrolase 5, producing MASLDLLTPHLDKIKIPTSQQLVYKDECVYSFDNPESETGLYVSLTSFLGFGRNYVEQYFQKTGNAVFLHITREKKPIPEPEQTGDGPEKKITRLAIGVEGGFDPDCGKPKYTYTDHYNVVVLPGFQSYPWPNDALPEVIKKSVQGILDAESPFKIAEMQALHGTWDGEKREVSVHAVNLLQLDNGIKIPPSGWKCEKCDLTNNLWLNLTDGSILCGRRFFDGSGGNDHAVEHYRQTGYPLAVKLGTITAEGKGDVFSYAEDDMVEDPFLADHLKHFGINVQQLQKTEKSMAELELELNRRTGEWNTLQESGSELRPLHGPALTGLNNLGNSCYINSVLQVMFRMPDFVRRFVEGAPEIFATFPEDPVNDFNVQTAKVGVGLISGRYSFPGEVDGSQQGISPHMYRQLIGKGHPEFMTKRQQDAHEFFLHFLTLLERNSRHRVNPSECMRFAVEERVQCTESRGVRYTRRAEHHLPLPVPVAAADNVQQLREYEKRRANAEASGQRLDPSEVVRPHIPFQACLESFMKEETVEQFFSSAVNKKVTAKKITRLATFPDYLLIQLKKFTIKEDWTPAKLDVAVDMPWEVDLSCLRGSGLQADETLLPETANETPAPVFDDNLLSQLLDMGFPVEACKKSLYYTNNSSMEAASNWLMEHMTDWDFANKFEPPGSRASDDASGVDVDPASVEQITSMGFTNTQAAKALRATGGDVARALDWIFSRADQLDEEQPAAVENERSLGCRDGQEKYKLVAFISHMGTSTMVGHYVCHILHEGRWVIFNDNKVALSENPPKDLGYLYLYERL from the exons ATGGCGTCTCTAGATCTTTTAACACCACATTTggataaaatcaaaataccaACATCTCAGCAATTGGTTTACAAAGATGAATGTGTATATTCGTTCGACAACCCG GAATCTGAAACGGGTCTGTACGTGTCGCTGACATCATTCCTTGGTTTCGGCCGCAACTACGTCGAGCAGTACTTTCAAAAAACCGGTAATGCTGTGTTCTTGCACATTACCAGGGAGAAGAAACCa ATCCCCGAACCGGAACAAACTGGTGATGGACCGGAGAAGAAGATCACGCGTTTGGCGATCGGCGTGGAGGGTGGATTCGATCCCGACTGCGGCAAGCCAAAGTACACCTACACAGACCACTACAATGTGGTCGTGTTGCCAGGCTTCCAGAGCTATCCGTGGCCGAATGATGCGTTGCCTGAAGTG ATAAAGAAGTCTGTGCAAGGAATATTAGATGCAGAATCGCCATTCAAAATAGCTGAAATGCAAGCATTACATGGCACTTGGGATGGTGAAAAGCGAGAAGTCTCTGT cCATGCTGTAAATTTGCTTCAATTGGATAACGGAATAAAGATACCGCCCTCTGGATGGAAGTGCGAAAAGTGCGATCTCACCAACAACCTCTGGTTGAATCTCACGGATGGATCCATACTGTGTGGACGTCGATTCTTTGATGGTTCCGGTGGTAATGACCATGCG GTGGAACATTACCGCCAAACGGGCTACCCTCTAGCAGTAAAGCTGGGTACTATAACAGCGGAGGGCAAAGGTGACGTGTTCTCGTACGCTGAAGACGATATGGTTGAGGATCCGTTTTTGGCAGATCATTTGAAGCACTTTGGCATAAATGTGCAGCAGTTGCAGAAG ACGGAAAAATCAATGGCCGAGTTGGAACTAGAGTTGAACCGTCGTACGGGCGAATGGAATACACTACAAGAGAGCGGCAGTGAGTTGCGGCCCTTGCACGGCCCGGCGCTCACCGGCCTCAATAACTTGGGCAACTCGTGCTATATCAATAGTGTGCTGCAG GTAATGTTCCGTATGCCAGATTTTGTGCGTCGCTTCGTCGAGGGTGCTCCGGAAATATTCGCCACCTTCCCAGAAGATCCTGTCAATGATTTCAATGTACAAAC CGCGAAAGTGGGAGTGGGCCTCATATCCGGTCGCTACTCGTTCCCCGGCGAAGTGGACGGCAGCCAGCAGGGCATCTCCCCGCACATGTACCGGCAGCTCATCGGCAAGGGCCACCCGGAGTTCATGACCAAGCGGCAACAGGATGCGCACGAGTTCTTCCTGCACTTCCTTACTTTGTTGGAG CGCAACAGCCGCCATCGCGTCAACCCGTCCGAGTGCATGCGTTTCGCGGTAGAAGAGCGTGTACAGTGCACGGAATCACGTGGAGTGAGATACACTCGTCGTGCTGAACACCATCTACCATTGCCAGTGCCGGTCGCAGCGGCTGATAATGTGCAGCAGCTGAGGGAATACGAGAAACGCCGGGCGAACGCGGAAGCTAGCGGGCAGAGACT AGACCCATCGGAAGTGGTCCGTCCGCACATCCCGTTCCAGGCCTGTCTCGAGAGCTTCATGAAGGAGGAGACCGTTGAGCAGTTCTTCAGCTCGGCCGTCAACAAGAAGGTCACTGCTAAAAA GATTACCCGATTGGCAACATTCCCAGACTATTTGCTGATACAGTTGAAGAAATTCACCATCAAAGAAGATTGGACACCCGCTAAGTTAGATGTCGCTGTTGACATGCCGTGGGAG gTAGATCTAAGCTGTTTACGCGGAAGTGGCCTGCAGGCCGACGAGACGTTGTTACCAGAAACAGCGAATGAAACACCTGCACCCGTGTTCGATGATAACTTGTTGTCGCAGCTT TTGGACATGGGATTCCCCGTAGAGGCTTGCAAGAAGTCGCTGTACTACACGAACAACTCGAGCATGGAGGCGGCGTCCAACTGGCTGATGGAGCACATGACGGACTGGGACTTCGCCAACAAGTTCGAGCCGCCCGGCTCTAGGGCTTCCG aTGACGCATCTGGAGTAGACGTGGACCCGGCCAGCGTGGAGCAGATAACCAGCATGGGTTTCACCAACACACAAGCTGCTAAAGCACTCAGAGCAACCGGGGGTGATGTGGCCCGAGCACTGGACTGGATCTTCAGCAGAGCTGACCAGCTGGATGAGGAGCAGCCCGCTGCAGTGGAGAATGAACGCTCGTTGGGATGCAGGGATGGACAGGAGA AATACAAGTTGGTAGCGTTCATATCTCACATGGGCACATCGACGATGGTCGGTCACTACGTGTGCCACATCTTGCACGAGGGACGTTGGGTTATATTCAATGATAATAAG GTCGCGCTCTCAGAGAATCCCCCCAAGGACCTCGGCTACTTGTACCTGTACGAGAGACTGTGA